The following coding sequences are from one Leguminivora glycinivorella isolate SPB_JAAS2020 chromosome 7, LegGlyc_1.1, whole genome shotgun sequence window:
- the LOC125228082 gene encoding uncharacterized protein LOC125228082, with amino-acid sequence MDDHIYNNKLITHADAANYLQEVATLKLRCLPTNIPALQVIEKLTRFMNLILNEDAEYHTNSHNQSFQMTNQIAGSASPVYSLPDEDRNIDSEQNNIEDLNITNVTDDDVINKEMDITNAANDDATHKDKDSNEQINTANKSQVRHSTYAKSNDGNIDVIDITNDTDEEDIQGECNEQLVSIERVNTGMSTMTLQDNVGSEIQCDDNNCSQSILDNYDNDVTNETSKEKDIHKVKMVVQDEINATTRTTSNIDKDYQINTPLSGITSNKIADPKLMISQSKTAVDVTMKPTEFKGDTDKGKKVTNKNDNKLKKRRTKKNKESKVDSVTQTCLDITMSSKRVVDYNGKEKNPKNIKKPKKHEKVHEIYNENVENDLSWVENLRYVREISPSEYDPGLNILQDNFWNNFQLPGTWDDLDFNV; translated from the exons ATGGACGACCACATCTACAACAACAAGCTCATAACACACGCGGACGCTGCGAACTACCTCCAAGAGGTAGCTACTTTGAAGTTGCGGTGTCTGCCAACGAATATCCCAGCGTTGCAG GTAATCGAAAAACTCACTCGATTTATGAATCTTATTCTTAACGAAGATGCCGAATACCACACCAACTCGCACAACCAATCTTTTCAAATGACGAATCAGATCGCAGGGTCCGCTTCGCCCGTCTATTCTTTACCTGATGAAGACAGAAATATAGATTCTGAGCAAAACAACATCGAGGATTTAAATATAACTAATGTTACAGACGATGACGTTATTAACAAAGAAATGGATATAACTAATGCTGCAAATGATGATGCCACTCATAAAGATAAAGATTCTAATGAACAGATCAACACAGCGAATAAATCTCAAGTAAGACATTCGACATACGCTAAAAGTAACGATGGAAATATTGATGTAATCGATATTACAAATGACACTGATGAAGAGGATATTCAAGGAGAATGTAACGAGCAACTTGTTTCTATTGAACGTGTCAATACTGGAATGTCAACCATGACTTTACAAGATAATGTAGGTAGTGAAATTCAATGTGACGACAATAATTGTTCACAGAGTATCTTAGATAATTACGATAATGATGTTACAAATGAGACATCTAAAGAAAAAGATATACACAAAGTTAAAATGGTTGTCCAAGATGAAATTAATGCTACAACTCGCACTACTAGTAATATTGATAAAGATTATCAAATAAACACACCTTTATCAGGTATAACTTCTAATAAAATTGCCGACCCAAAATTAATGATAAGTCAATCAAAAACTGCAGTGGACGTAACTATGAAGCCAACTGAATTTAAAGGAGATACTGATAAAGGGAAAAAAGTAACAAATAAAAATGATAACAAACTCAAAAAACGGAGAACGAAGAAAAATAAAGAATCTAAAGTAGATAGCGTAACTCAAACCTGTCTAGATATTACAATGAGCTCTAAACGTGTTGTAGATTATAACGGTAAAGAAAAGAAtccaaaaaatatcaaaaagccTAAGAAACACGAAAAGGTTCATGAGATATATAACGAAAACGTTGAAAATGATCTATCGTGGGTTGAAAACCTAAGATATGTCAGAGAAATAAGCCCCAGCGAATATGATCCTGGATTAAACATACTTCAGGATAACTTTTGGAATAATTTTCAACTACCGGGTACATGGGatgatttagattttaatgtGTGA